The Garra rufa chromosome 8, GarRuf1.0, whole genome shotgun sequence genome has a segment encoding these proteins:
- the LOC141340198 gene encoding lactase/phlorizin hydrolase-like gives MENTKTVFHQKSTSAMSYQKVWEKFRSQTEAEHDQFLSGSFPVGFEWSISSESFKVEGGWAEHGKGETIWDRFSHEGHVFENQTADLACDSYHKVDYDVYLLRGMMTPNYQFSISWARIFPTGRKESLLEKGVAYYDKMIDTLLQSGIEPTVTLYHWDLPQALQDLGGWENDSIVEAFKEFSDFCFSHYGDRVKTWITFSSPWVVSNLGYGTGEHPPRVKDPTIAFYKVTHNILKSHMEAWHIYNDNYRTLQGGKVGIALNSDWAEPRNPSSDQDVAAAERYLNFMLGWFAHPIFVDGDYPVMLKEQIEKKKDICGKELARLPVFTEAEKQRIQGTADFFGLNHHTSRLISESLNSCDAGPNNVGDFQTHIDPTWPSTASDQIQSVPWGLRRLLNYISLEYTSITKVPIYITGNGMPTEYSGDVFSDTERVDYLKAYINEAMKAVHLDKIGVQRFTVQSLMDGFEGPQGYSQRFGLHYVDIEDPDRPRTPKASAYFYSKVIERNGFAETAAQAKMQMYGNKIDITRLPSLPPSEVPSKSKVVWEKFFPQTNFERQLYHYGTFPEGFYWGVSSSAYQVEGGWNADGKGPSVWDTLTQKPGNIPNNNNGDVACDSYNKIDEDLNMLRALKVKTYGFSLSWSRIFPSGYKSSLNQNGADYYNRLIDGLIANNIAPMVTLYHWDLPQALQDINGWDNPEMINIFNEYCDFCYAAFGDRVKFWITFNEPQTIAWSGYGLGQIPPKVKQPGDAPYRVAHNLLKAHAQAYHTYDEKYRASQGGLVTISLNAEWAEPLDVNTPREVMAADRALQFQLGWFAHPIFKNGDYPDAMKWQVGNKSELQGLTESRLPSFTDEDKAFIQRTADVFCINTYTTKVVRHVTSRLDIESYKTDQDVEKGDADGSIDTAINEQKAVAWGLRRLLNWLKEEYGDPEIYVTENGVATGIDVTVDDTDRIFFLKTYVDEALKAHNLDGVRVKGYIATSLMDSFEWLKGYTVGYGLHYVNFKHSSRPRTPKCSAHLYFDIIKNNGFPLTEKEEMLYGHFREGFMWSTATASYQVEGAWRADGKGLSIWDKFAHTPEKISQDDNGDIACDSYNKIDEDINSLKILKVRHYRFSLSWPRILPDGTNRKINEAGLNYYHKLVNALLAANIKPQVTLYHWDLPQALQDAGGWENDTIVERFRDYADVVFNSLGDKVKFWITLNEPFIVALYGYGHGNFAPGLNTNPGTAPYNVGHNLIKAHAEAWHVYNDKYRAKQGGIIGITLFSHWAEPRNPYKQEDVDAAERVVQFMIGWFAHPVFNGDYSNLMKNIIRERSLAAGRPQSRLPEFTPAEVARIKGTHDYFGFNHYSTVLAYNMDYQNQEHYDADK, from the exons ATGGAAAATACTAAGACAGTCTTCCATCAGAAATCAACTTCTGCAATGTCATATCAAAAGGTCTGGGAGAAATTCAGAAGTCAAACTGAAGCTGAACATGACCAATTCTTGAGTGGTTCGTTCCCAGTTGGTTTTGAATGGTCCATCTCCAGTGAGAGTTTCAAAGTGGAGGGTGGATGGGCTGAACACGGGAAGGGTGAGACCATATGGGACCGATTTAGCCATGAGGGTCATGTCTTTGAAAACCAGACTGCTGATTTGGCCTGTGATAGTTATCACAAGGTGGACtatgatgtgtatctgcttaggGGCATGATGACACCTAATTATCAGTTCTCAATCTCCTGGGCTCGCATTTTCCCCACTGGACGCAAAGAAAGTTTGCTTGAAAAGGGTGTTGCTTATTATGACAAGATGATTGATACACTCCTACAATCTGGCATCGAGCCCACTGTTACTCTCTATCACTGGGACCTTCCCCAAGCTCTGCAGGATTTAGGAGGCTGGGAAAATGATTCTATTGTAGAAGCTTTCAAAGAATTTTCTGACTTCTGCTTCTCTCATTATGGAGACAGAGTCAAAACATGGATCACCTTCAGCAGCCCGTGGGTAGTGAGCAACTTGGGCTACGGAACAGGGGAACATCCCCCAAGAGTGAAAGACCCAACAATCGCATTTTACAAG GTAACACACAATATTCTAAAATCTCATATGGAAGCTTGGCATATTTATAATGATAATTACAGAACACTGCAAGGTGGAAAAGTGGGCATTGCTCTTAACTCTGATTGGGCAGAGCCAAGGAATCCCTCAAGTGATCAGGATGTAGCAGCAGCTGAGCGTTATTTAAACTTCATGCTGGGCTGGTTTGCTCATCCTATATTTGTAGATGGAGACTATCCAGTCATGCTAAAGGAACAGATTGAGAAAAAGAAAGATATCTGTGGTAAAGAGCTGGCAAGACTTCCTGTTTTCACTGAGGCTGAGAAACAAAGAATTCAAGGCACAGCTGATTTCTTTGGACTTAACCACCACACTTCCCGACTGATTAGTGAGAGCTTGAATAGTTGTGATGCTGGACCGAATAATGTTGGGGATTTCCAGACTCATATTGACCCCACATGGCCCTCCACAGCTTCTGACCAGATCCAGTCTGTTCCATGGGGTCTTCGAAGATTATTGAACTACATCTCTTTAGAGTACACGTCCATCACAAAGGTGCCCATCTACATCACAGGAAATGGAATGCCAACTGAATACAGTGGTGATGTGTTCAGTGACACTGAGCGTGTCGACTATCTGAAAGCTTACATTAATGAGGCAATGAAAG CTGTGCATTTGGATAAAATTGGTGTCCAGAGATTTACAGTCCAGTCTCTAATGGATGGATTTGAGGGTCCTCAAGGCTACAGTCAACGATTTGGATTGCACTATGTGGACATTGAAGATCCCGACAGGCCGAGAACCCCCAAAGCATCGGCATATTTTTACTCAAAGGTGATTGAAAGAAACGGTTTTGCTGAGACTGCGGCACAGGCTAAGATGCAAATGTATGGAAATAAAATTGATATTACAAGACTCCCTAGTCTGCCGCCATCTGAAGTTCCGTCAAAATCTAAGGTTGTTTGGGAAAAGTTCTTCCCTCAGACCAACTTTGAGAGACAGCTTTATCACTATGGAACATTTCCGGAGGGATTCTATTGGGGTGTCTCGTCTTCAGCATATCAGGTAGAAGGTGGGTGGAATGCAGATGGAAAAGGACCAAGCGTTTGGGATACTTTAACACAAAAACCTGGTAATATCCCAAACAATAACAACGGCGATGTGGCATGTGACAGTTACAATAAAATAGATGAGGATCTAAACATGTTGAGGGCCCTGAAAGTGAAGACTTACGGATTCTCCTTGTCATGGTCTCGAATTTTTCCCAGCGGCTATAAATCGTCTCTTAACCAGAATGGGGCGGACTACTACAACAGGCTCATAGATGGTCTTATAGCAAACAATATCGCACCCATGGTGACTCTCTACCACTGGGACCTGCCACAGGCTTTGCAGGACATCAATGGTTGGGACAACCCTGAAATGATTAACATATTCAATGAATATTGTGACTTCTGCTATGCAGCATTTGGAGACAGGGTAAAGTTTTGGATCACATTTAATGAACCCCAGACAATTGCATGGTCTGGATATGGACTGGGTCAGATTCCACCTAAAGTGAAGCAACCTGGAGATGCTCCATACAGGGTTGCACACAATCTCCTGAAAGCTCATGCACAAGCATATCACACCTATGATGAGAAATACAGAGCATCTCAAGGAGGTCTGGTAACCATTAGTCTGAACGCTGAATGGGCAGAACCCCTAGACGTCAACACCCCTCGAGAGGTAATGGCTGCTGATCGAGCCCTTCAGTTCCAGTTAGGCTGGTTTGCACACCCCATCTTTAAAAATGGTGACTACCCTGATGCCATGAAGTGGCAGGTTGGGAACAAAAGTGAACTTCAAGGCTTGACAGAATCCAGGTTGCCTTCTTTTACTGATGAAGACAAAGCCTTTATCCAAAGAACAGCTGATGTATTCTGCATTAATACATACACCACCAAAGTTGTGCGTCATGTGACCAGCAGACTTGATATTGAGTCTTATAAAACTGATCAGGATGTTGAAAAGGGCGATGCAGATGGCTCTATTGATACAGCTATTAATGAGCAGAAGGCTGTTGCTTGGGGACTCAGGAGACTTCTTAACTGGTTAAAGGAAGAGTATGGAGACCCTGAGATTTATGTTACAGAAAATGGTGTGGCTACAGGCATTGATGTAACAGTTGATGACACTGATCGAATATTCTTCCTGAAGACCTATGTTGATGAGGCTCTTAAGG CACACAACCTGGATGGAGTACGTGTCAAGGGTTACATTGCTACTTCTCTAATGGACTCTTTTGAGTGGCTGAAAGGCTATACTGTTGGCTATGGACTTCACTATGTGAACTTCAAACATTCAAGTCGGCCGAGAACTCCAAAGTGCTCTGCTCATCTCTACtttgatataataaaaaataatggctTTCCACTGACTGAGAAGGAAGAAATGTTATATGGGCATTTCAGAGAGGGATTTATGTGGAGCACAGCAACTGCTTCATATCAG GTAGAGGGCGCCTGGAGAGCTGATGGAAAAGGTCTTAGCATTTGGGACAAATTTGCTCACACTCCTGAAAAGATATCGCAGGATGACAATGGCGACATTGCCTGTGACAGCTACAACAAGATCGATGAGGATATCAATAGTCTCAAAATACTGAAGGTCAGACACTACCGGTTTTCTCTTTCATGGCCCAGAATTCTGCCAGATGGAACAAACAGGAAAATTAATGAAGCTGGACTCAACTACTATCATAAACTAGTAAATGCTCTTTTGGCAGCCAATATCAAGCCGCAG GTGACATTGTACCACTGGGATCTCCCACAAGCACTCCAGGATGCTGGTGGCTGGGAGAATGATACCATTGTTGAGAGGTTCAGAGACTATGCTGATGTTGTATTTAACAGTCTGGGAGACAAAGTAAAGTTCTGGATCACTCTAAATGAACCCTTCATTGTTGCACTGTATGGATATGGTCATGGAAATTTTGCACCAG GTCTAAATACTAATCCAGGAACTGCACCATATAATGTGGGACACAACCTCATAAAGGCTCATGCTGAGGCCTGGCATGTGTATAATGACAAGTATCGTGCAAAACAAGGTGGCATTATTGGCATCACATTATTCTCTCATTGGGCTGAACCAAGAAACCCATACAAACAGGAAGACGTGGATGCTGCTGAGCGTGTAGTTCAG TTCATGATTGGCTGGTTTGCTCATCCTGTGTTCAATGGAGATTACAGCAATTTAATGAAGAACATAATTCGAGAGAGAAGTTTAGCAGCTGGCCGACCACAATCGAG GCTTCCAGAATTTACCCCGGCAGAAGTAGCGAGGATTAAGGGAACTCATGATTATTTTGGATTCAACCACTACAGCACTGTCTTAGCCTATAACATGGATTATCAGAACCAAGAGCATTATGATGCAGACAAGTAG
- the LOC141340199 gene encoding lactase/phlorizin hydrolase-like: MMKVLEGFIFVGLLAVFWSYINAEQENFMLLAGPLTTSQTSPLDEDNAFTCEGPLPKQSRAHFLYIQSRGVTHFKVPLSWSRILPSGDPNQPHEDTVKCYKTLVQQLTESGIKPLLVLHHSAVPELFRARYGGWENPLLVQMFEQYAGFVLSTFRDLVATFITFSHLHELNKVQLQNAVQSHANVYNFHHQMFKGLHLSLGIRASDINSGSDQIGPKIMEYVDFISLHLQYNCKLETPLTEELSKLQIGSGQKPILMYQLTVKDCDGYALEKILGVLKNKDHMMGCDITQLFEKLDQEETLKR, translated from the exons ATGATGAAGGTCCTAGAAGGATTTATTTTTGTTGGATTGTTGGCTGTTTTTTGGAGCTACATTAATGCAGAGCAAGAGAACTTCATGTTACTTGCAGGCCCTCTGACCACCAGCCAGACTTCACCTTTAGATGAAGACAATGCATTTACCTGTGAAGGTCCACTGCCAAAACAATCCAGAGCCCACTTCCTGTACATTCAGAGCAGAGGGGTGACCCACTTTAAGGTTCCCCTGTCCTGGTCTCGCATCCTTCCCTCAGGTGATCCTAACCAGCCGCATGAAGACACTGTGAAGTGCTACAAGACGCTTGTGCAGCAGCTGACTGAATCGGGCATCAAACCTCTGCTGGTTCTCCATCATTCTGCTGTACCAGAACTCTTCAGAGCCAGATATGGAGGCTGGGAGAATCCATTACTGGTGCAGATGTTTGAGCAATATGCAGGATTTGTGTTGAGTACATTTAGGGATCTTGTGGCCACATTCATCACGTTCAGTCACCTGCATGAGCTGAACAAAGTGCAACTTCAAAATGCTGTCCAGTCCCATGCAAATGTTTATAATTTCCATCATCAAATGTTCAAAG gacTTCATTTGTCTCTTGGGATCAGAGCCAGTGATATTAACTCTGGCTCTGATCAAATAGGGCCAAAAATCATG GAATATGTGGATTTCATCTCTCTGCACTTGCAGTACAACTGCAAATTGGAGACACCTCTTACGGAGGAACTGAGCAAGTTACAG ATTGGCAGTGGTCAAAAGCCCATCCTTATGTATCAGCTGACAGTCAAAGACTGTGATGGATATGCACTTGAAAAAATTCTTGGAG TTTTAAAGAACAAAGATCACATGATGGGCTGTGACATCACACAACTTTTTGAGAAGCTAGATCAGGAAGAAACACTCAAAAGGTAA
- the gjc4b gene encoding gap junction gamma-1 protein — protein sequence MSWSFLTRLLDEISNHSTFVGKIWLTLFIIFRIVLTVVGGESIYYDEQSKFVCNTQQPGCENVCYDAFAPLSHVRFWVFQIILITTPTIMYLGFAMHKIARMNDDEYKPRNRKRMPMINRGANRDYEEAEDNGEEDPMMTEEILPEKEKAPEKPTVKHDGRRRIKRDGLMKVYILQLLSRVIFEVGFLFGQYILYGFEVAPSYVCTRSPCPHTVDCFVSRPTEKTIFLLIMYAVSCLCLSLTVLEILHLGLSGIRDAFRRRARHQNVARPRGAICRQVPTAPPGYHTALKKDKLSMGLKPEYNLDSGRESFGDETSSRDIDRLRRHLKLAQQHLDLAYQNGESSPLRSSSPESNGTAVEQNRLNFAQEKQGSTCEKGIRA from the exons ATGAGTTGGAGCTTTCTTACACGACTGTTGGATGAAATCTCCAACCACTCCACCTTCGTAGGCAAGATCTGGCTCACATTATTTATCATCTTCCGGATTGTGTTGACTGTTGTGGGGGGAGAATCGATATACTACGATGAACAGAGCAAATTTGTGTGCAACACTCAGCAACCTGGTTGCGAGAATGTGTGCTACGATGCGTTTGCACCACTCTCTCATGTCAGGTTTTGGGTTTTCCAGATCATTTTGATCACAACCCCCACTATCATGTACCTGGGCTTCGCAATGCACAAAATAGCCCGCATGAATGATGATGAGTACAAGCCGAGGAACAGAAAACGCATGCCCATGATCAACCGCGGAGCCAACCGTGATTACGAGGAGGCTGAGGACAATGGTGAGGAAGACCCCATGATGACTGAGGAGATACTGCCAGAGAAGGAAAAGGCCCCTGAGAAGCCTACTGTAAAACACGATGGGCGGCGGAGGATAAAGCGTGATGGCTTAATGAAAGTTTACATCCTGCAGCTTCTATCTCGGGTTATTTTTGAGGTGGGCTTTCTCTTTGGCCAGTATATTTTGTATGGTTTCGAAGTCGCCCCCTCTTACGTGTGCACTCGCAGTCCCTGTCCGCACACGGTGGACTGCTTTGTGTCACGTCCTACCGAAAAAACAATCTTTCTGCTGATCATGTATGCCGTGAGCTGTCTCTGCTTGTCTCTCACGGTGCTGGAGATTCTTCATTTGGGCCTCAGTGGAATCCGCGATGCTTTTAGGCGACGTGCGCGCCACCAAAATGTTGCACGCCCCCGTGGCGCCATATGCAGACAGGTGCCCACAGCCCCGCCAGGGTATCACACTGCCCTGAAAAAAGACAAGCTGTCCATGGGATTGAAACCGGAGTATAACTTGGACTCGGGTCGGGAGTCTTTTGGTGATGAGACGTCATCGCGAGATATCGACCGTCTACGAAGACACCTAAAACTGGCCCAGCAGCATCTAGATCTGGCTTATCAAAATGGGGAGAGCAGTCCTTTGCGCAGCAGCAGCCCAGAGTCCAACGGCACCGCTGTTGAACAGAACAGACTCAACTTCGCTCAGGAGAAGCAGGGAAGCACATGTGAAAAAG ggaTCCGTGCTTAA